The Thermoclostridium stercorarium subsp. stercorarium DSM 8532 genome contains a region encoding:
- the greA gene encoding transcription elongation factor GreA encodes MSGKEIYLTYEGLKKLEEELERLKGEKRKEIAERIKQALAFGDISENSEYDEAKSEQAKNEMRIAQLENMLKNAVVIDEDEVDTNSVRLGTRVKVYDMDLDEEMDYYIVGSTEADPLEQKISNDSPVGRALMGKKPGDIVTVQVPDGVVRLKVLEIYK; translated from the coding sequence ATGAGTGGCAAGGAAATTTATTTAACATATGAGGGACTTAAAAAACTGGAAGAAGAACTTGAACGTCTGAAAGGTGAAAAAAGAAAGGAAATTGCCGAAAGAATAAAGCAGGCTCTTGCTTTTGGAGATATTTCCGAAAATTCAGAATATGATGAAGCCAAAAGTGAACAGGCAAAAAATGAAATGCGCATTGCGCAGCTGGAAAATATGCTTAAGAATGCCGTTGTAATAGATGAGGATGAGGTGGATACCAACTCGGTCAGACTGGGAACCAGAGTGAAAGTATACGACATGGATTTGGATGAAGAGATGGATTATTATATAGTGGGTTCAACTGAGGCTGATCCGCTGGAACAGAAGATTTCAAATGATTCACCTGTTGGGCGTGCTCTTATGGGCAAAAAACCGGGCGACATTGTAACCGTTCAAGTTCCCGACGGAGTTGTAAGGCTTAAGGTGCTTGAAATCTATAAGTAG
- the uvrC gene encoding excinuclease ABC subunit UvrC → MDRIRELLENIPESPGVYLMKDKSGRIIYVGKAKVLKNRVRQYFQSPEEKDPKTKTLVSKINTIETIVTETEAEALILENTLIKLHKPRYNILLKDDKTYPYIRITTQELFPKIELTRTIKRDGSRYFGAYTKVSDARKSLEALRKIFPLRTCNRQIKEGDNQRPCLFYHIKLCSAPCAGLISSKDYNEIVKETYRFLEGRQDEVLNEMRKRMEAYAENLEFEKAASIRDKIKSITKITEKQLVLSTKFEDRDLCALVRDEINSLVIVLFVRNGKLMGKNVNFMEKTYNMSDEEVMEVFLTQFYGNGREIPPEILLTHYPASGELIEQWLKSVRGKSVNLSVPVRGDRKKQIDLAVKNAEEEFQKYRINYVSKQEDIETALDKLKEILELPDIPHRIEAYDISNTGNKGMVAGMVVFEDGIKKTSHYRKYEIKSINEQNDYACMQEVLYRRLKRLKEGDEDASFSERPDLILIDGGIGHVHAAEEVFAELGMSIPVAGMAKNDKHRTQRLVNDKIDIELKEEPELHFLIAAIQEEVHRYSLSFHKLKRKKLQKESILDEIEGIGPKRKKALLKKFGSVKRIREATVEELCSVKGISRKLAEEIKESLS, encoded by the coding sequence ATGGACAGAATCAGGGAATTGCTTGAGAATATTCCGGAATCACCTGGTGTATATCTGATGAAGGATAAGTCGGGCAGGATTATATATGTCGGGAAGGCTAAAGTTTTGAAAAATCGTGTCCGGCAATATTTTCAGAGTCCTGAGGAAAAAGATCCGAAAACAAAGACCCTTGTGTCGAAAATAAACACGATTGAAACAATCGTAACCGAAACCGAAGCCGAAGCGCTTATACTTGAAAATACCCTTATCAAGCTGCATAAGCCAAGATATAATATTCTTCTTAAAGATGACAAAACATATCCTTATATACGTATTACCACCCAGGAGTTATTTCCTAAAATTGAACTCACAAGGACGATAAAAAGGGACGGTTCAAGATATTTTGGTGCTTATACGAAAGTTTCCGATGCCAGAAAGTCTTTGGAAGCGCTGAGAAAAATATTTCCTCTCAGAACGTGCAACAGGCAGATCAAAGAGGGGGATAACCAGCGTCCCTGCCTTTTTTATCATATAAAGCTTTGCTCTGCGCCTTGTGCCGGATTGATAAGCAGCAAGGATTATAATGAAATTGTAAAAGAAACCTACAGATTCCTTGAAGGCAGGCAGGACGAGGTATTAAACGAGATGCGGAAGCGTATGGAGGCATACGCCGAGAATCTGGAGTTTGAGAAAGCCGCATCCATTCGGGATAAGATAAAAAGCATAACGAAAATAACCGAAAAACAGCTTGTTTTATCAACAAAATTTGAAGACAGGGATTTGTGCGCGCTGGTCAGGGATGAAATCAATAGCCTGGTCATTGTGCTTTTTGTGCGCAACGGAAAACTGATGGGCAAAAACGTAAATTTTATGGAAAAGACGTATAATATGTCCGATGAGGAGGTTATGGAGGTTTTCCTAACCCAGTTCTACGGAAACGGAAGGGAGATACCTCCTGAAATTCTTCTGACTCACTACCCGGCCAGCGGTGAGCTTATTGAGCAGTGGCTGAAATCAGTCCGCGGGAAATCGGTTAATCTGAGTGTGCCTGTACGCGGCGACAGAAAAAAACAAATAGACTTGGCAGTCAAAAACGCTGAGGAGGAATTCCAGAAATACCGGATAAATTATGTCAGTAAGCAGGAAGATATAGAAACGGCGCTTGATAAGCTGAAAGAGATTCTGGAATTGCCTGACATACCTCACAGGATTGAGGCTTATGATATTTCTAATACCGGAAATAAGGGTATGGTTGCCGGCATGGTGGTTTTTGAAGACGGTATTAAGAAGACATCCCACTACAGGAAGTATGAAATAAAAAGCATCAATGAGCAGAATGATTATGCGTGTATGCAGGAGGTTTTATACAGAAGGCTAAAACGGCTGAAGGAAGGGGATGAAGACGCGAGCTTTTCCGAACGCCCCGATCTTATACTGATAGACGGGGGTATAGGCCATGTACATGCAGCGGAGGAAGTCTTTGCAGAACTGGGAATGAGTATTCCCGTGGCAGGCATGGCGAAGAATGACAAGCACCGGACCCAGAGGCTTGTCAATGACAAAATTGACATTGAGCTGAAGGAAGAACCTGAATTACATTTTCTTATTGCTGCCATACAGGAAGAAGTCCACAGGTATTCGCTGAGCTTCCACAAGCTGAAGAGAAAGAAGCTGCAAAAGGAATCAATCCTTGATGAAATAGAGGGGATTGGCCCGAAAAGGAAAAAAGCCCTGCTGAAAAAGTTCGGATCGGTTAAGAGAATTCGTGAGGCAACGGTGGAGGAGCTTTGCAGTGTTAAAGGCATAAGCAGGAAACTGGCAGAGGAAATCAAGGAGTCTTTAAGCTGA
- a CDS encoding HPr family phosphocarrier protein, producing MISKEITIKNESGLESKVAARLIQKVSGFESNIWIQKNDRRANAKSLLGILSLSISRGEKVLLIADGPDEQLAISELEKFVERGMTDQQK from the coding sequence ATGATAAGCAAAGAAATTACAATAAAGAATGAATCCGGGTTGGAATCAAAGGTTGCAGCACGGCTGATACAAAAAGTCTCCGGTTTTGAGTCCAACATATGGATTCAAAAAAATGATCGAAGGGCAAATGCAAAGAGTTTGCTGGGAATATTGTCCCTCAGTATCAGCAGAGGGGAAAAGGTACTGCTAATAGCCGACGGCCCGGATGAGCAACTGGCGATAAGTGAGCTTGAGAAGTTTGTGGAAAGGGGTATGACCGATCAGCAAAAATAG
- a CDS encoding anti-sigma factor family protein, whose translation MHIRERDISLYLDNRLDSEKQRKLEEHFSVCRKCSERLAEWKELYAYLEGLEYDFELDGLENKIMQKIKNVPVNVVWHDEFRISVPVLLYVLSVVLSLNLLFEPVINFLRRFYNNTMAFMLNESLEFINSAKWEAVDVIALFKSMEITGMATGIVLIAGGIYFTVNRKSLRKV comes from the coding sequence ATGCATATACGGGAAAGAGATATATCTTTATATCTTGACAACCGGCTTGATTCCGAAAAACAGAGAAAACTGGAAGAACACTTTTCTGTATGCCGGAAATGCAGTGAGAGACTGGCAGAGTGGAAGGAACTGTATGCTTATCTCGAAGGGCTGGAGTATGATTTTGAGCTTGACGGGCTGGAGAATAAAATCATGCAGAAAATAAAAAACGTACCGGTAAATGTTGTCTGGCATGACGAATTCAGAATATCGGTACCTGTGCTTCTGTATGTTTTATCAGTGGTTTTAAGCCTTAACCTGCTGTTTGAGCCGGTAATAAATTTTCTGCGCAGATTTTACAATAACACCATGGCATTTATGCTTAATGAAAGCCTTGAATTTATAAATTCGGCCAAATGGGAAGCAGTGGACGTAATTGCCCTGTTTAAATCAATGGAAATAACGGGAATGGCTACAGGCATTGTTTTGATTGCGGGCGGCATTTATTTTACGGTAAACAGAAAATCCCTGCGCAAGGTTTAA
- a CDS encoding RNA polymerase sigma factor, with protein MQVALRYEFLESYWLLKGKFMEDRMIVERCLNGDTDSFEYLVTKYKKLVYSIALRFFNDPHLAEDVTQEVFFKAYRKLYMYDTNMKFSAWISRIAHNTCIDTLRKNKNYSVSAEENPVVEDTAEAADEILVRKEKKHWLEEQIRALKPDYKTPLLLFHQAGLSYEEIAKTMNVPLSIVKNRIYRARKMLKEKMAEYYREA; from the coding sequence ATGCAAGTTGCATTAAGATATGAGTTCCTGGAAAGTTATTGGTTGCTGAAGGGAAAGTTCATGGAAGACAGGATGATTGTGGAAAGATGCTTAAACGGCGATACTGACTCTTTTGAATATCTGGTTACGAAGTATAAAAAGCTTGTATATTCCATAGCTCTTCGTTTTTTTAACGATCCGCATCTTGCCGAGGATGTTACGCAGGAAGTGTTTTTTAAGGCGTACAGAAAACTTTATATGTATGACACCAATATGAAGTTCTCGGCGTGGATCAGCAGGATAGCTCATAATACATGTATTGACACATTGAGGAAAAATAAAAACTATTCGGTTTCCGCAGAAGAAAATCCGGTTGTGGAGGATACGGCGGAGGCAGCTGATGAGATACTGGTCAGAAAGGAAAAAAAACACTGGCTGGAAGAGCAGATAAGGGCGCTTAAACCGGATTACAAAACCCCGCTTCTTCTTTTTCACCAGGCAGGGCTGAGTTATGAAGAAATTGCAAAAACCATGAATGTACCTTTAAGCATTGTTAAAAACAGGATTTACAGAGCCAGAAAAATGCTGAAGGAAAAAATGGCCGAATATTACAGGGAGGCGTAA
- a CDS encoding methyl-accepting chemotaxis protein has product MFEKFKQKLISGKDILKKASDLQKIDIKNLAISERIKFLRKIKIRQRLIISFLILSILPLIVLGLISFSSARTLLSGVIKQYTEQVVMQFGNNISAELNKITETTNSFLFSNYVQKTFFNYDELEIYDRGVAFNDLLKEMNVISSQNKSISELRLVSPANSVIYVGVSSNSIDYDNLNSNFSESGQVFKWYVFGNEIVYARKVVYITTNKWMGNFFVTLNSSRLNQLFDSLEFGKKVELLLLAEDGTVIYSSDESKAPGTEYPYSYLIGNILSLTGSGENYGSFEISLKEKSYCSYYSIPSTPFYIVIITPYSFLNSAANAIGASIIITLGIVIVLSVVLSFVISNSISTPLAKLVNLMRRASSGDFTETVADTANDEIGEVIKNYDNMIQNIKKLIEKVQISVNDVSTSAERIAGSSEHTLAASEQIALTLQEVAKGSSEQAQEVSKTVEYMNDLSDGINKMTGKLSNMSKLISTTEETSAEAINKVKILNDRANQTKEASQKIVDEINSLNNDMKQIRKITKLIVGISDQTNLLSLNAAIEAARAGEAGRGFAVVADEVRKLAEQTKEASIMINNIINEINSKTEHAVFEATNTSNIVNEQMVAVEQTNEAFNTISASMKEINEFMNEVEKAVGDMLTLRQKTLSAMENISAVSQEAAATSEEVSASTQEQMASAEVLTNLAKELDRMAKELQTAVSMFKIN; this is encoded by the coding sequence ATGTTCGAAAAATTTAAGCAAAAACTTATTTCTGGTAAGGATATTCTTAAGAAAGCATCCGACCTTCAGAAAATCGACATCAAAAACCTGGCCATCAGCGAAAGAATTAAATTCCTGCGAAAAATAAAAATACGGCAAAGACTGATCATTTCTTTTTTAATCCTGTCCATTCTTCCGCTGATTGTTTTGGGTCTTATATCATTTAGCAGTGCCAGGACACTTTTATCAGGCGTTATCAAACAGTATACCGAACAGGTGGTAATGCAGTTCGGAAACAATATTTCAGCCGAATTAAACAAAATAACTGAAACCACAAATTCATTTCTTTTTTCTAATTATGTACAGAAAACCTTTTTTAATTATGACGAACTTGAAATTTACGACAGGGGAGTTGCATTCAACGACCTTCTGAAAGAAATGAATGTGATATCTTCCCAGAATAAAAGCATTTCAGAATTGAGGCTGGTTTCTCCCGCCAATTCAGTCATATATGTAGGAGTCAGTTCGAATTCAATAGATTATGACAATTTAAACAGCAATTTCAGCGAAAGCGGGCAGGTATTCAAGTGGTATGTTTTCGGGAATGAAATTGTATATGCAAGAAAAGTGGTTTATATTACAACAAACAAATGGATGGGAAATTTTTTTGTCACCCTTAACAGTTCAAGATTAAACCAACTGTTTGATTCCCTCGAATTCGGTAAAAAAGTCGAATTGTTGCTGCTTGCCGAAGACGGAACGGTGATTTACTCAAGCGATGAATCCAAAGCCCCCGGGACGGAATACCCGTACAGCTACTTAATCGGAAACATTCTGTCGTTAACCGGCAGTGGTGAGAATTACGGCAGTTTTGAAATCAGCCTGAAGGAAAAATCTTACTGCAGTTATTACAGTATTCCCTCCACACCTTTCTATATAGTAATCATAACCCCGTATTCATTTTTAAACAGTGCCGCAAATGCCATTGGCGCAAGTATCATTATCACACTGGGTATAGTTATTGTCTTGTCGGTCGTGCTTTCCTTCGTAATTTCGAACAGTATTTCCACTCCCCTTGCAAAGCTGGTTAACCTGATGAGAAGGGCCAGTTCGGGAGATTTCACCGAAACCGTAGCCGATACGGCAAATGATGAAATCGGTGAAGTGATAAAAAACTACGATAATATGATTCAGAACATTAAAAAGCTCATTGAAAAGGTGCAGATTTCCGTCAACGACGTTTCGACCAGTGCGGAGAGAATAGCCGGATCATCCGAACATACCCTTGCCGCGTCCGAGCAGATTGCCCTGACCCTTCAGGAAGTGGCTAAAGGTTCTTCCGAACAGGCTCAGGAAGTATCCAAGACCGTTGAATATATGAATGATCTTTCTGACGGCATTAACAAAATGACAGGAAAACTTTCAAACATGTCCAAACTGATATCAACCACCGAAGAAACAAGCGCAGAAGCAATAAACAAGGTTAAGATCCTGAATGACAGGGCAAATCAGACGAAAGAGGCTTCCCAGAAAATAGTTGATGAAATAAACAGCCTCAATAATGACATGAAGCAAATCCGTAAAATTACCAAACTCATTGTCGGCATTTCAGATCAGACAAATCTGTTGTCTCTGAATGCCGCAATCGAAGCAGCACGTGCGGGTGAGGCCGGCCGCGGTTTCGCCGTAGTCGCCGACGAAGTCAGAAAACTCGCGGAGCAGACCAAGGAAGCTTCGATTATGATAAACAACATCATAAACGAAATAAACAGCAAAACCGAACACGCCGTATTTGAAGCAACCAACACCAGTAATATCGTTAATGAGCAAATGGTTGCCGTTGAACAGACCAATGAGGCGTTTAACACAATTTCAGCCTCAATGAAGGAAATTAACGAGTTTATGAACGAAGTGGAAAAAGCCGTAGGCGACATGCTTACACTCAGGCAGAAAACCCTTTCGGCAATGGAAAATATTTCGGCGGTATCGCAGGAAGCTGCAGCTACATCCGAGGAAGTATCGGCAAGCACGCAGGAACAGATGGCAAGCGCCGAAGTTCTTACCAATCTTGCAAAGGAACTGGACAGAATGGCAAAGGAACTGCAGACGGCAGTATCCATGTTCAAAATCAATTAA
- a CDS encoding RnfABCDGE type electron transport complex subunit B, whose amino-acid sequence METVLFPVALVSGLGLIFGLILSYASVKFEVKVDDRIAKVREALPGANCGACGFSGCDNYAEAIVNGAEINRCPVGGPELVAKLSDIMGVENQAGEKMVARVMCQGSWDKVNIKFDYDGIMDCRSAASMSGGPSSCVYGCVGMGSCKKACAFGAITVENGLARIDETKCTGCGKCIAECPKLIIKLVPARSGYSVACSNEEKGAVARKNCKVACIACGKCVKTCPKEAITIVNFKAVIDTAKCENCGECIKVCPTGAIAKYTVLM is encoded by the coding sequence ATGGAAACGGTTTTGTTCCCCGTTGCGCTTGTATCGGGTTTGGGGCTGATATTTGGACTGATTCTTTCCTATGCCTCGGTGAAGTTTGAAGTGAAGGTTGATGACAGAATAGCCAAAGTACGTGAAGCCCTTCCGGGTGCAAATTGCGGTGCCTGCGGTTTTTCAGGCTGTGATAATTATGCCGAGGCCATTGTGAACGGAGCCGAAATTAATCGGTGCCCTGTCGGCGGGCCTGAACTTGTGGCAAAACTCAGCGATATTATGGGAGTTGAGAACCAGGCCGGTGAGAAGATGGTAGCCCGCGTTATGTGCCAGGGTTCATGGGATAAAGTTAATATTAAATTTGACTATGACGGTATTATGGACTGCCGTTCGGCTGCGTCGATGTCAGGCGGTCCTTCGTCCTGCGTTTACGGATGCGTCGGAATGGGAAGCTGTAAAAAGGCATGCGCCTTTGGTGCCATTACGGTGGAAAACGGGCTTGCGAGAATTGATGAGACAAAATGCACCGGTTGCGGAAAATGCATAGCCGAATGTCCCAAACTGATTATTAAACTGGTTCCTGCGAGATCAGGGTATTCGGTGGCGTGCAGCAATGAAGAAAAAGGTGCCGTGGCGCGCAAAAACTGCAAGGTAGCCTGCATTGCATGCGGAAAGTGCGTGAAGACATGCCCGAAAGAAGCCATTACTATTGTGAATTTTAAAGCTGTAATAGACACAGCCAAATGTGAAAACTGCGGTGAATGCATTAAGGTTTGCCCAACGGGCGCAATTGCGAAATATACCGTTCTGATGTAA
- the rsxA gene encoding electron transport complex subunit RsxA, whose product MREIVLIAITAIFVENFVLSKFLGICPFLGVSKKTSTAVGMGGAIIFVITISSTVTWVINEYLLIPNDLTYLQTIVFILVIAALVQLVETVMKKFMPPLYRALGIYLPLITTNCAVLGSALLIAERKYTFLQAVVFGFSAAVGFTLALVLFSGVRERIETNDIPVAFRGLPITLVAAALVSVAFFGFQGLFGI is encoded by the coding sequence ATGAGGGAAATAGTGCTCATTGCCATAACTGCGATTTTTGTTGAGAATTTTGTTTTGTCAAAGTTTTTGGGCATTTGTCCTTTCCTGGGTGTTTCCAAAAAAACGTCCACCGCTGTTGGTATGGGAGGAGCTATAATATTTGTAATCACCATTTCTTCAACTGTTACATGGGTTATAAATGAATATCTGCTTATACCGAACGATCTTACCTATTTGCAGACGATAGTTTTTATTCTCGTCATTGCCGCACTTGTACAGTTGGTGGAAACGGTTATGAAAAAGTTCATGCCGCCGCTGTACAGAGCGCTTGGAATTTATTTGCCGCTTATCACGACAAACTGCGCTGTTTTAGGTTCCGCGCTGTTAATTGCCGAAAGAAAATATACCTTTTTGCAGGCAGTGGTTTTCGGTTTTTCAGCTGCGGTTGGTTTTACACTGGCACTTGTGCTGTTTTCGGGTGTAAGGGAGCGAATTGAGACAAATGACATACCTGTGGCATTCCGCGGTCTTCCGATTACGCTGGTTGCGGCTGCATTGGTATCCGTAGCGTTTTTTGGCTTCCAGGGATTGTTTGGCATATGA
- the rsxE gene encoding electron transport complex subunit RsxE — translation MAKSDKKALSVLTNGIMKENPVLKLVLGTCPTLAVTTMARNAIGMGIAATFVLLGSNIVISLIRKIVPDKVRIPVFITVIAGFTTIVDMLLHAYLPDVYKELGIYIPLIVVNCIIFARAEMFASKNGVVASILDALGMGAGFTMALLIMGSVREIIGAGTWMGIPVTKNLFDPAVIMILPPGGFLAFGFVVAVIQKLSVLKVRNKEIASGETVSGCDMNCAGCAAAHNGGDK, via the coding sequence ATGGCAAAGTCTGACAAGAAAGCGCTTTCAGTTCTTACAAACGGTATTATGAAGGAAAACCCGGTTTTGAAACTGGTGCTTGGTACATGCCCCACTCTTGCCGTTACAACAATGGCCAGAAACGCCATTGGCATGGGAATAGCCGCAACGTTTGTGTTATTGGGTTCCAATATAGTTATTTCGCTGATTCGCAAAATTGTTCCGGATAAGGTCAGAATACCGGTGTTTATTACCGTAATTGCCGGGTTTACAACCATTGTGGATATGCTGCTTCATGCTTATCTTCCCGATGTGTACAAGGAGTTGGGAATATATATCCCCCTTATTGTGGTTAACTGCATCATCTTTGCAAGGGCCGAAATGTTTGCCAGCAAGAACGGTGTCGTGGCGTCCATCCTGGATGCATTGGGAATGGGTGCCGGATTTACGATGGCCCTGCTGATAATGGGCTCGGTACGTGAAATTATCGGTGCGGGCACATGGATGGGTATACCTGTAACGAAGAATTTGTTTGATCCTGCTGTTATAATGATTCTTCCTCCGGGAGGTTTTCTGGCTTTTGGATTTGTAGTTGCGGTTATTCAGAAATTATCGGTGCTTAAGGTCAGAAACAAGGAAATAGCGTCAGGTGAAACTGTTTCAGGATGTGACATGAACTGTGCCGGTTGTGCGGCCGCTCACAACGGAGGTGACAAATAA
- a CDS encoding RnfABCDGE type electron transport complex subunit G, with product MWDSIIKPTLVLFIVCAVVTGALAYVNGMTKDIILARTEEEQEQYRIQVMNGADRFVKLEEEGLLSDKVAGVYEAYSQDNLIGYVVDVTTKGYGGTINLTVGVNTDGHVTGVIVGDNSETPGLGSKAKEPDFINQFGEVTVNDTLSVVKQGKKSANEIQAISGATITSRAVTDGVQAALDAVKLIMNGVN from the coding sequence GTGTGGGATAGTATTATTAAGCCGACATTGGTCCTTTTTATTGTTTGTGCGGTAGTGACAGGTGCTTTGGCTTATGTTAACGGGATGACGAAAGATATTATACTGGCAAGAACAGAAGAGGAACAGGAGCAGTACAGAATACAGGTAATGAACGGGGCCGACAGGTTTGTGAAACTGGAAGAAGAAGGTTTATTGTCGGATAAAGTGGCCGGAGTTTACGAAGCCTACAGCCAGGATAATCTGATAGGTTATGTTGTGGATGTTACAACAAAAGGTTATGGCGGCACGATAAATTTAACTGTCGGAGTGAATACCGATGGGCATGTTACGGGAGTCATTGTGGGAGATAACAGTGAAACGCCCGGTCTGGGTTCAAAGGCGAAGGAACCTGATTTTATAAATCAGTTCGGGGAAGTAACGGTGAATGATACCCTAAGTGTAGTAAAACAGGGCAAAAAATCGGCAAATGAAATCCAGGCCATTAGCGGCGCAACAATTACATCACGTGCGGTCACCGATGGGGTTCAGGCTGCTTTGGATGCCGTTAAATTAATCATGAATGGGGTGAATTGA
- a CDS encoding RnfABCDGE type electron transport complex subunit D, whose translation MENRLFVCSSPHLRDNVTTQRLMLDVIIALIPSTVAGILFFGLRAALVIAVTVSASVLTEYLMRKGLKREQTISDLSAVVTGLLLALNLPPSIPLWIAVVGAVIATGLIKQLFGGLGQNFMNPALGARVILVVAWAKHMTTWTEPFVDAVASATPLSLLDATTTATPVEGSVWYSYLDMFLGRVPGCIGETSALAILLGFVYLLIRRVITWHIPVIYTGTVALLTWILGTDGLFTGDPLYHVLAGGLLLGAVFMATDYVTCPVTRKGQIIYALGCGILTVLFRLYGNMPEGVSFAIILMNIVTPLIDRHTIPVAFGGEKRVG comes from the coding sequence TTGGAAAACAGGCTGTTTGTATGTTCGTCTCCACATTTAAGGGATAATGTGACCACGCAGAGATTAATGTTGGATGTAATTATCGCATTAATTCCTTCAACGGTCGCGGGTATTCTGTTTTTTGGGTTACGTGCGGCATTGGTAATTGCTGTAACCGTCTCGGCATCGGTACTGACCGAATACCTTATGAGAAAGGGTTTGAAAAGGGAACAGACAATTTCGGATTTAAGTGCCGTTGTTACAGGTCTTCTTTTGGCTCTGAATCTTCCTCCGTCAATACCTTTATGGATAGCGGTTGTGGGAGCGGTCATTGCAACCGGGCTTATTAAGCAGTTATTTGGCGGTCTTGGACAGAATTTTATGAATCCCGCACTGGGCGCAAGGGTTATTCTTGTTGTTGCCTGGGCAAAACATATGACTACATGGACAGAACCCTTTGTTGATGCCGTTGCTTCCGCAACGCCCCTGAGCCTGCTGGATGCTACCACGACAGCCACTCCCGTTGAAGGAAGTGTGTGGTATTCATATCTGGATATGTTCCTCGGCAGGGTACCCGGTTGTATCGGTGAAACTTCAGCACTGGCAATTTTGCTGGGATTTGTGTACTTACTGATAAGAAGGGTAATTACATGGCATATACCTGTTATATATACCGGTACAGTGGCGCTTTTAACATGGATTCTGGGAACCGACGGTCTTTTCACCGGTGATCCTCTGTACCATGTACTGGCAGGTGGGTTGCTGCTGGGGGCGGTGTTCATGGCAACCGATTACGTGACATGCCCGGTGACACGGAAAGGACAGATTATATACGCATTGGGCTGCGGAATTCTTACCGTTCTGTTCAGACTCTACGGGAATATGCCCGAAGGCGTTTCCTTTGCAATAATTTTAATGAACATTGTTACGCCGCTTATTGACAGGCATACGATACCCGTTGCTTTCGGAGGTGAAAAACGTGTGGGATAG